The DNA sequence AGGGCGGCCCTGACCACCTGAATTACCTCTCCGTGGTTAAAGGGCTTGGCCAGATAATCAAAGGCCCCGGCCCGCATGGCCGTCACTGCCGAAGGGATGTCAGCGTAAGCGGTAATGAGAATCACCGGCACGTGGGACGCCGTTTCCCGCACCCATTTCAAGACCTCCATGCCATCAATGCCTGGCATCTTAACGTCCACTAACATCAGATCGGGATTGACCGACGAAAGCGTCTCTAAAGCCATCTCCCCGCTGTAGGCCGACACCGGAGTCAAACCTATTTTTTCCATGAGGGTGCAGAGCATGAGGTTGAGGTCGTGATCATCGTCCACCACAAGTACAGTGCGTTTATTTTTCTGCATGGGACCCCCAGGTTTATCGCGGTTGGAGCGGATAGATCACTTTAATATCCTGGTCCAGATAGCCTCTCAATGAATGGAATAGACCTATAAAAAGGATACCGGTTTCTCCGGTTCGAAGTGTTTCATTGATACGCCGCGCCATAAAGTGATCCCGCTGTGTCAACAGGTTTTCACTCCTTTGCCGGCGCAGAGTTTGTACCCCGGCAGACCGGGGTTGACTTCCCTTCAAAACTTGCTTGGACAACTGATATTCCTGCAACAGCAGATCGCGGTCTTCGGTGCCCATGAGCACCGCTCCCCGGTCCATCAGGCGCAATAAGAGTTGATGGTTGCGGCTGCCTTGCTGGGCAAGTTCGGCGACAATTGCCGCCTCTCGTCCGCATACCGGCAGTCCATCCTGATAGAGGCGAACCCGATCAAAAGCGAGAGACATCCCTTCGATAGACTTCTCAATCTCTGTCCAGACCTGATCTATCAGTGCTTTCTTCCGAGTCAATCCGATTCGGCCCGTTTTCTCTAACGTGGCCCGAACCACCGATTCCTTGAGGGCACCCATATCGGCTTGGGTGTGAACGATAGGATAATACACTAATATCCGTGTAGGATTACTTATATTCATGTTTTGAAGCTGTCTTTTTGAAGTAATATTAACTAAATAGTTATTTGTTATTAATTATCAAGTAGAATTACAGGGATAATAACTTCTGCATAGGCTGGAAGCCGGTGTTACCAATAAACTATTTTCATGGTTTGTGGGTGTTTTTAAAAGAATGACCGTTAGTTAGAAAATAACTTCTACACAGGCAAATGATTTTCATGGTTTATGGGTGATATATGAATAATGACAATTATTAAGTAAATATTCTTATTTAATTTGACCATTATAATACCCTTTTTTAGGTTATCGGCCTTTTTCCTAATTTCTTAAATACCATTACCTGCCGCGCCTGGCCAGATGACAGCCCTCCTCAGGTGGTTGGTGCCATCCTAAACGTTCTATATCCACCATGCGACCCACGCAAAAAAATTTTGCACCAAATCCCGGCTTTCTCCACGATGTTTTTGACATTTTACCCATTATTAAATAATATACCAGGTATCGAGGGGTAGACAATGAGGACTGCACCTTCAAGGAGTCATCAGATTCATTAATCAAGCTATTGTTAATCTTTCATAAGCACCTGCAGGTCAAGAAAATCATTTGCCGGTGGCACAGGCTTTCTAGGCTGTGTAAAGGCTATTATTATCAATGTTTATTGACACGGAAGGGGGGCAGCCCAGAATGAGTGGTAGGCAATGACCTACCTTAATTTAACAGCATTAAGGGTCAGGATGGGGGGGAAAATAAATCATCACTTTTCTAACTGCCAGTAATGTAAGCTATTCAGGAGGGGGTTGAACAACCTACATTGTTATGCGTTCCGCCAAATTGATCGTTCAGGGTCTCCTAAATCTTGCGGATGTGCATATTAATGGCGACCGCGCCTGGGATATGCAGGTTTATGATGATCGTCTCTACAGCCGGGTTCTGCGGGAAGGTTCTCTGGGTCTCGGAGAAGCGTATATGGACGGCTGGTGGGAGGTTCAGGAACTGGATGAATTTTTCAACCGGGTTTTGCGTGCCGATCTGGAGCAGAAGGTTACCGGCAATTGGAAGACGCTTCTCTGGATCATCGGCCAGAGGGTGATGAATCGACAGAAAAAATCGGTCGCTCATCATATCGGCGAACACCACTATGACATCGGCAATGATCTCTATACCGCCATGCTCGACCGGCGAAAGGTCTATAGCTGCGGCTACTGGTGCCATGCCAGCAACCTCGACCAAGCCCAGGAAGCCAAACTCGATCTCGTCTGCCGGAAGTTGGATCTGCAGCCGGGGCAGAAAATTTTGGATATCGGCTGCGGCTGGGGCAGCCTGGCCAAGTTTGCCGCCGAAAAATACCAGGTTTCGGTTATCGGCATTACAGTATCAAAAGAGCAACTTGCCCTGGGCCGGGAACTGTGCGCCGGCCTGCCGATAGAACTGAGGTTTCAGGATTATCGCGATATCGAGGGTGAATACGATCATATCGTTTCTTTGGGGATGGTGGAGCACGTCGGCTATAAAAATTTTCGGACCTATATGCAGACGGTGTATGACCACCTGAAACCGGAAGGATTATTCCTCTTGCACACCATCGGCAGCTATTGCTCTTCCAAGGAGACCGACCCCTGGATCGGCAAATACATCTTCCCTCATTCCCTGGTTCCTTCTGCCGTACAGCTCACCCGCGCCATGGAAAAATTGTTCATCATCGAAGACTGGCACAACTTCGGCCTCGACTACAGCAAGACGCTCATGGCCTGGTTTAAGAACTTCGATGCTAATTGGGCCGCACTCAGGCCAAAATACGGCGACCGCTTCTATCGCATGTGGAAGTATTATCTACATGCCTCGGCCGGGACCTTTCGCTCCCGCAAAAACAGCGTCTGGCAGATTGTCCTGTCAAAAGGCGGTTTACCAGAAGGATATGAATCAGTGCGATAACGCATTGTCTCTCAAACCAAGAACCGAACCAAGGTTTGAAATTCATCTTCCGATAAACATATTTAATCTAATATAAACATATTTTAAATATACTTATTAATTTCTTAAATTTGTGCTCTTGACAAACGCGCTGAGAAAGGCTATCATTACTTTACATTTTTAATATCTCAAGATTAGGCAAAGGGCAAGGTCTCGCCTAATGATAGAGAACATTTTCAACCTCCTCCACCATATATCATATTCCTTAAAAACTCAGCACCTTGTAAGGCTGAAGTTCAACCAGGGGAGCCCCCCTAAAAGTATTTCAAACCACATAGAGCTTATTACTAGCAGATAATCGGTGTAGCAACTGGAGATAGGCAGACATTCATCACGTCGAATGAATGGTTGAAGTATTAATGCCAGTAAATAGGTCTAATAGCGCAAGCATCGCGCCGTGACGTATTTGGCCAGTTTTCTTGCTATAATGGGAACAGAGTTATTATCGAAGCTGTATCTGGCTCTTTCTCAAAAATATGAGGCGAAGTAAAGCTCTTAGCGAGCGAGGAAATAATATCGTTTTCCGTGTATCGGGAGTTGTACCAGAAGAATTGGTATTGGAAAAATTAGTAGCGCAGACCTCCAGTCTGCATCATCAAGAGCCCTTATCGAATCCGGACTTGGAGGTTGGTGTCTTTCAATAAAATGCGGACAGCCAACGTTGCCCGCCTACCCGATGAAGACGTAACTGTGCGCCCTGAACGGATCGTGCCAGGGACGCGCTCGTTGCCACAAAGAAAAAGGAGGCAGAGAAGATGGCAGTAACGCCCACGTACCCCGGTGTTTACGTTCAAGAAATACCAAGCGGGGTTCGCTCGATAGCCGGCGTCAGTACGTCAATCGGCTTGTTTATCGGGCGAACGTCTAAAGGTCCCCTCAATCAAGCGGTGCGGCTGTTCTCCTATACCGACTTCGAACGGACCTTTTCCAGTGATACCTCCGTCAGCGCCATGGCCGACCACGTTCGCCTGTTCTTCCTCAATGGGGGGACAGACTGTTACGTGATGCGCATTGCCAACGGCGCCACCTTTGCCCAGACAACGTTGCTGGCCGAAGATGGTGTGACGGAAGTTCTACAACTCACAGCAAAATTTCCCGGCGCCATCGGCAATAGCATCCGGGCAGTGGTCAGTTATGGCGGTGCCAATCCGGAAACGACCTTCAACCTCGACCTCTTCCGCGAAGAGGTCGATGCCGGGGGGCGGATTTCCATTTTAGAGGCCGAAACCTACAAAAATCTGAGCATGAATCCTGTTGCGGCGCTCTATGCTCCAGAGGTTGTTAACACTAACTCCAGTCTGGTGCGCGCCGCTGTTCCCGCTCCGCTGCCGGCGACGAATCCCGGCTTCAGTCTGAGTGGACAGCCGGTGGTATACGACAGCGGCGACTTGACCACCCTGCGTGATATGTGGGCCAACCGCCTGGGGAATGCCTCGATCGGGGGGAACCGCTTTATGATCAGTGTGGACGGCCAGCCCGTGATCCCGATCAATCTCAACGGGGTGGATATCGCCGGCATCGCGGCGCCGACGGCCGCGAATATCGCCCAGGCAATTGAAGATGAGATCAACAATCTACTGGCGGCCGCAGGTCAGGCCGGGACAACGGTAACCGTTACGCTCGATGACGCCAATGATGTCCCCAACGTCGTCACCGGTGCCGTATTGGATGCTGGGATTGCAGGGACTGCGGACAGCGCCTCCGTCCTCAAAATCGCCTCGAATGTGGCCAGCGGCGCCAGCGTGGTGATTACGCCCAGCGCCACCAACGATCTGAGCGTGCCGTTGCGATTGGGCGCCGGTCAGGGCGGTATCGAGGTCTCGGCCTACAGTGCCCATCGCCCGGCCCCGAATGGCATCAGCCTGCAGGCCGCCGATCAGACGGTGCTGCGCGACCTCGGTGATCTGCAGCACAATCAGATCCTGGCCCTCCGGCTGAGCGCCTTCGACAGCGCCGGCGCTCCAGCGATTGCCACCGTGCCGGTGAACCTCTTGGCTGAAGGCGGCGCCCTGGCAACGACCCCACTGTGGTTAAATAGTCTCGGGGGACTGCGGACCATCCTGCAGCGCCTGGCTGACGCAGTCAATACCTATCGCAATGCCAACCCGCTTACCTTTTTCTGGTCGGCGTCCGTGGCGGGCAATCGCCTGACGCTGACTACCTCGCGCGGAACGGCGAACACTGTCTCCGCCACCTTCGCCTCCGATCCGGTGGCGCAGGATATCGGACCATTCTTCAACGTCAATACCCGCTATTACAGCATCGGCGAAGGAGCCCTGGTAACTACCTTCCAGACACCCACCCCGGCCGTCGATACCAACGGCGCCGCCGCTCCCTCCGTTACCGACGGAACCGCACCGACGCTGCAGGACTATACCAACGCCTTCCCATTGGTAGAAAAAGATGCGGATATTTTTAACATCATGGTCCTGCCGGAGGATGCCGACGCCGCCGCAGTGGATTTATCCCTGGTCTATGGTCCGGCGAGCGTATTCTGCCAACAGCAACGCGCCTTTCTGGTCATGGAGGCCCCCAAAGCCTGGAAGACGGCCCAGGATGCCAGCACCAAAGTTGCCAATCTGCGAGTCGGCCTCGTCAAGGATCACAGTGCCCTTTATTTCCCGCGCCTTTTGATCAGCGACGGGAAAAAGACCAAGGCCCTCGGGGCTGCCGGCGCTGTGGCTGGCGTCTACGCCCGCATCGACAATACCCGCGGGGTGTGGAAAGCTCCCGCCGGCGTCGAAGCGGACCTGCGCGGCATCGTCGGGCTGGAACACCGCTTCACTGACGGCGAACATGGCGCCATGAACCCTCAGGGCGTCAACGTTCTGCGCCCCTTTCCCAACGGCTTGGTGATCTATGGGGCGCGCACCAATGACGGCGCCGATGATTTCGCCAGCGAATATAAATATATCCCGATCCGTCGGCTGGCGCTCTACATTGAAGAAAGCCTCTATCGCGGCCTCAAATGGGTGGTCTTTGAGCCGAATGACGATCCGCTGTACGGCCAGATCCGCCTCAACGTCGGCGTCTTTATGCACGACCTTTATCGGCGCGGCGCCTTTCAGGGTCCCAAGCCCAGCGACGCCTATTTCGTCAAGTGCGATCGGGAAACAACCACCCAAAGTGACCGCAACCTCGGGATCGTTAACATCATCGTGGGGTTTGCCCCGCTCAAACCGGCCGAATTCGTGATCTTGTACCTGCAGCAGATGGCCGGGCAGTTGCAGGTGTAGGCATCGACGGCGGTGAAACAGCTTGAGATTTTTCATTTTCATGGTCATTATTTCTAAGTCACCGGGAAACCACGAAAATCCTTAACCGGTAGCACAGACTTTCTAGCCTGTGCGAGATATGCTTTCCCTGAAAATGGTTTATCGGTAGCACAGGCTTTCTAGCCTGTGCAGAACTTATTCTCTGATTACCAACCAAAAACCGGAAACCGGAAACTCGAAGCTCTATAAACCCTTAGGAAATCCGGTGGCAAGGTTTGGTGAAATCTGCGGCGGACTGATAGTCTACAAGATAGGGGGTAGAAGGCATGGCACTCTTTCCAATTAATACCCACCGCTATGATCCCTACAAGAATTATCGGTTTCGTGTCCGGTGGGATGGTCGCCCGGTGGCGGGAGTCAGCAAGGTAAGTGCACTCAAACGCACTACGGAAGTTGTCTCGCACCGCGAGGGCGGGGACTTCAGTACCCCGCGCCATTCGCCCGCCGGCTCGAAATATGAAGCAATCACCTTGGAACGCGGCGTCACGTGGGATCTGGAGTTCGAGGCTTGGGCGAATAAAGTCTACGATGTATCGGCGGGCGTCGTCTCATCGTTGAAAGATTTCCGCAAAGACATCACCATCGAGCTCATGAACGAGGCCGGGCAAGTGGTGATGGCTTATAAGATCTTTCGCTGTTGGGTGTCGGAATACCAGGCGATGGCGGAACTGGACGCCAACGCCAACGCCGTGCTCATCCAGAGCATCGTTTTGCAGAACGAGGGTTGGCAACGCGACGAATCCGTGACCGAACCGGCTGAACCATAAGCATTCCCAACAGGCCCCTTTCTTATTGTCTTTCTCCCCCTTGGGGGTAGGGTGAGGGGGTTTTAACCGCTTGTAGATGCAAAGCATCTTACGGCGATCGGATTGGGCAGGCGATGGGTATATGGACAATCCCCGGAGGGTGGGTGGAGTTCCGGCCGCTGACCGGGTATGACGAACGCAGCATCGACGGTCTGGGTCTCTTTGATGCCTTGGCGCTGATCGACCGCCTCAATAGAGGGCGTCCCGGCGGGTTGATCAGACCGGGAGAGGCAAAATCGCTCGCCGCGGCGGTGCGTGACCGGGTGCTGGCGGTTATATACACCGAAAATTATGGCAATGTGATCGCCGCCAGCCCCCGCTGCGCGAAGTGTGGGGAACTTTTCGACCTGTCTTTCCTGCTGTCGGACATGCTCCAAGCCTGTCCTCTGACTCTTTCAGCCGATGGGATTTACCAGACAGCCGACGGCGGGCGCTTTCGCCTGCCGACCGGGGAGGATGAACTAGCCACCTTTGGGCTGGCTCCGGAGGCGGCCCGGCAGGAATTGCTGAGACGCTGTATGCTTACCGAGGATGCTGACCCTGAGGCGGTGGAAGCAGCTATGGAGGCGGTCGCTCCCCTGTTGAGTAAAGAGATTGAAGCGGCCTGTCCGGAGTGCGGCTCTCGCCAAACCGCCGATTTCGATCTCGGGACGTATCTGTTGCGGCGGTTGTTGAGCGATAAAGAACGCCTGCCCGGCGAGGTTCATACCCTGGCGCAAGCGTATGGTTGGGGCCTAAAAGATATCCTGAGCCTGACGCGGTCCGAACGGCGGCGCCACCTCACTCTCATCGAGGCGAGTGCCCCAAGAAGCTGGGCGCGGCAGGGAAGTGCCTTACGGAGAAGGTCGGGTTGAAGAAAATAGTCCCTCAAGGCAGGTGGAATGGTATATGAAACCAGGTACTTATCTGCAAAGATTGATAACTCGCATGGGTATGCCCGCCGCCCGCGCCGCCTCTCCGGTGACGTCCCACCTCATGCCGCCCGATGCCCCCATAGCACCGGTGTATGATCCGTTTTCCGAACCGGAGGAAATAGATGAGGTATTACCGTCCCCGCCGGTAACGGTAGAGCCCCGAGAAGCGAAAATCCCTCCTCCGCCGGTCTCTCAAGCGGAAGAAAAAAGCATGTCCGCCCCCCGGGAGCTCGGCAGGGAAACGATCGTTGAGAGGATGACCGCGCCGCCGGAACCTCAGGAACTCAAACCTCTGCCGGAAGAAGTATCGAAGATATCGCCGGAAAGAGCTGCCCCTCTCTCAGTGCACCCTTTCGAGTCTGAGGAGGAAATAATTCTCCCTTCTCTACGGGGGAATGAAACAGTGGAGCGCCTGGTGCGTGAAATAGTAGAGCCGTTGGGGGTAAATGAACCGCTCTCCCAACCCCTGCCGGGATTCGAACAGACAATCAAACCGCCACCACCGATAAAACCGCCGGAATCGGTGAGCTATACCTTTATTGAGCCTCCGGGAGGGGAGACACCCTCGACTCCGCTGGAGCCGCCTGTTCGGCCAGACGCACCGATGTTACCGCCTGTCGCGCCGGCCGCCTCGCCTCAGATTACTATCGGGGATATAGTGGTCGAGATTGTGAATGCGCCTGAGGTACTGACGCGAGCGCCGCTGATGTCCGCCCCACGGGCTCTGCGGCCAGCGGTATCGCCTGCCCCCCGGGCCGGTGTCCGCTCCAAGCGCGGGTTCGGGTTGGGGCAGATGTAGTCGTGATCAGGACAGTCCGGTCGAGAAGGAGCTAAACCTCCGGCGGTTGTGGGTCAGCACTGAACGTATCGGTGTGGCTGGAAGCTGGCTGCTGACAGCAGAGGGCCTTTTTTGCCAACCATGAAAATCAACCTCTGTAGGGTCACTGCTTGCTGCGCCCTCTGAAGGTTATTTTCTAACTCAGCTACGAAAGTGATACCATGGCACTGCTCGATCTTTCCCTGGTGACGCAGACCCTCATTGATCTGATCAGACTACACGTTACGGGTTCTGAGGCCTGGAATCCGGCCAATGTGCTTGCAGTCGACCCAATGCCGCCGGATAAACTGACGGGTGATAATACGCTGGGCTTCTACCTTTACCACGCCACCGAAGAAACGACGAACAAAAATACCTACATCCCCGGCATCAGTGACGTCCCTGTGCGCTATAATCCATTGGCGCTCAACCTCTTTTACCTGCTGACGGCGCACAGCGATGTTGAAAACGGCAGCACCGGCATCTACCGCGAACAGCTCATGATGGGGCTGGCCATGAAGGCCCTGCATGATTACCCGCTGATAAACGATAATACCGCCGTCGGCGGAGTAGTCATTATGCAACCCCTGCTGCGAGGCAAAGACAATGCTTTTCGGATCTCCCTGCTTCCGGTAAAGGTCGAAGAGGCGGTGAGCTACTGGATGGCGGGATCAAATCCCCAACGATTGGCGGCCTATTATCACGTGGCGGTAATCAAACTCGAACCGGAAGAAACCCCGCTCCGCCCCGGGCGGGTGCTGATCTACAATATCTTTACGCTTCCGGGAGATACCCCCCGAGTCGATACGACGGCCAACGTCATCAGCTTTACCTTACCGGGGGAAACCGATCCCCGCTCTCTGGAATTGAGGCCGGCGCAGGTAACCTATGATCAGGGTTTCACGGTGATCGGTTCAGCCTTTACGGGAAATAAAGTCTATCTGCAAATCCGCCGCCTGGACTGGGCCGCTCCCCTAATAGTCGACGCGGCGTGGGATGTTGCCGTGACCTCTAGCCGCATTACCGCCACCGCCCGCGCCACTGCTGCAGGCAGGGACATTCTGCCGGGATTTTATGCCGCTTCCGTGCGGGTGGAACGCTGGTCGACCATGGCCCACGGCACGCGTATCCTGGAAACGAGCAGCAATGAAACACCGTTCGCCATCGCCCCGCGTATCGGGGCGATCAGCCCCCCGGACCCACAGGGAAACTTTACGGTCAATGGCTCGATTTTCGAGCATCCTGATCTTGCTGCCGAAAATGTGCATGTCTTCATTGGCGCCACCAGGCTGACGCCGGGTAATGCCGTCAACCTTCAGTCAGGGGAATTCGCCGTTATCAACCCAACCACCGCAGCGGTTCGACTACCGGTGGGATTGACTCCCGGCGAAGCGGTCAGCTTTCGGTTGATTATCAACGGCGCAGAAAGCGCACCGCAGTGGGTGGTCGGGTGAACATGCAACTCTTTAATGAATTCAGATCCCTCTATGTTCCCAAGTACAAACTTGGGGAAGCATCGGGAGTAAGTCGATGAGCCGGATGGCCGTACCGATTTCTCTAACCCCAGAAATCTCAATCCACGATGACAAATCGGCGATTGATGCGGTACTGCGGCGCATCCGGCTGCTGGCCCGACGTCGGCTGCTCTGGTTGACCGAAGGAATGTCCGCCCCGGCGGCGAGTTACGGGAAACGTCTGTTCCCGGCCACAGGCGATATGCCTCTGGCCTCCACAGCCGAGATTGAGTCGCTGTTAAACGACCGGGATGATCCGCTGGCGGAAGGGCAATGGCAACACACCCGGACGGAACTGAACACCCAGATTGGGGCGGTGGAAGAGGCGCTTAAAGCCGACCGGGTCTCGCGCCTGTCGCAGTTGATCCACATCTTTGCCCTGGATGACTTTGATCGCGATCTGCTGCACATCTGTCTGGCGCCGGGGGTCGACCCGGCGCTGGGGCGGCTTTACGCCTACTGTCAGGACAATGCAACCCGAACCTATCCCACGTTGGCGCTAACGGCTCGTTTGTGCGGACATGGACGTTTCGGTCTTTGGGGGAGCGACAGTTCACTCAGGCGCTGGCGCATGATATCCATGGTGCCGGACCTGGCGGGCGGCAGCGATCAGTTCGGCAAGCTGACGCTTGACCCCACAATCCGCAATTGGCTCAGTGGCGTGGACGAACCTGACCCGCTTCTGGTGGGACGGGCAAGACTCGTCCGGCCACTCGAGCCGCTGCCGGAGTGGAATGTGGAGTCGGCTGCAACGTTTGCCGCCGAGGCCCTGAAAGATCATCCGACCCGTACGGTCGTCATCCAGATTGTGGCACCGCCGGGAAGCGGGCGGCAAACCTTTGCCGCCATCATAGCCAGTCATTTGGGAATGCCGCTGCTGGCGATTGATACCACCGCCATCCCGGAAGATGACTGGATGCAGGTCTTTATCCAGGCGCACCGGCATGCGTTTCTGCATCGCGTTGCCCTGGCGTGGAAAGGCGGAACAGATACCGCCGGAGCGAAGCCCTGGACAGAATATATTTCACATTTCCCCGTGCAATTTATTCTGCGGGAGGCCCAAACCGCCGCTCCTCTGATCCCGAACGCCATTGAACTGCGGGTAGACCTACCCGCCCCGGCAGTGGCCACGCGCCAGTCTCTGTGGAAGCAGTACGCCCCTCAGGCCGCCGCCGCCTTTCCGGATCAGGTGGCGGAACTGGCGGAGCGCTTCAACGCCCGGCCGGGGGCGATTGTTGCTGCCGCAAGCATACCGGGTGTATCGGTCCAAGGTATGGCCCAGGCGCTGCGTTACAGCCAGCGCCACCTGTTGGACAATCTGGCGCAGCCGCTCGAATGTCCGTTTGCCAAAGATGACCTGGTGGCCACGGACACCTTGCACGAAGCCTTGAACGACTTCATCCACGAGGCTAGGGATCGGGTGCTCTTCTGGGAACAACCCCAGGCGCGGCGCCTGTTCCCGCAAGGGCGGGGATTGGCCGCACTGTTTACCGGCTCTCCGGGGACTGGCAAAACGATGGCGGCGCAGGTCATCGCCGCCCAGTTGGGATTGGACCTGTTCCGCATCGATCTCTCCGCCGTGGTTAGTAAGTACGTAGGTGAAACATCTCATAATTTACAGCACATTCTATCACGGGCGGCGGATATGGACGTAGTGCTGTTTTTTGATGAGGCCGACGCACTCTTCTCCCGACGCACCGAAGTCAAGGATGCGCATGACCGATTTGCCAACACCGATACCAACCATCTCCTGCAAGCCCTGGAAAACTACGGTGGGGTTGCCCTTTTAGCGACAAATCGCAAGGGGAACATTGATCCGGCTTTCATTCGGCGGCTGCGCTATGTCCTGGAGTTTGCCAAGCCGGATGCGAATCAGCGTCTGCAGTTATGGATCCGCTTGATTAGCGCCCTGGCGGGAGAAAAGGCCGCCGCCTGTCTGGCTCCGCTGATTGAGAGGCTGGCTTCGGAGATCGAACTGACGGGGGCCCAGATCAAATATGCCGTGTTGACTGCGGTGTTTGCGGCGCGTCGGGACGGCGTTGCCCTCCGGACTGATCATCTGCTGCGTGGTCTGGATCGTGAAATGGCGAAGGAAGGCCGCGCCTTAAGCGAGCGGGAAAGAGTGAGGTTGAAGTACCCATAGTTTTTCCCTGAGCCTCACCTCATTTTTAGGGACAGGCAGGTAGATCGATTGAGGCGTCAGACAGCCTAATGGACATTCACATCGGCAACATTCGAGTTCGGGCGCAGAATTTGACCCCGGCCCAGGGGCGGCAATTGGGCGAGCGGATCGGGACGCTGTTGGCCGAACGACTTGCCAGGGGTGAGGTGCTGCCGCGTGAAGCAGGGCGCATATGGGCACGGGTAAGCGGACGCGGCAATGAAACCATGGAGCAGCTGGCAGTGCAGGTTGTCAGGACTATTATTGAGGGGATGTAACCGAGGTATGAAACAACAGGCGGCGCAGAAAAAGGCGGTACAGACCAAGGCGCGACGGCCGACGGTTCAGACCCATGAACGCCAGGCCAAAGACGCTGCGGCACGCCTGTTGAACGGCGAACAGGACCTGAACCGGCTGTTGACCCAGACTCCGGCGGCGCCCC is a window from the Desulfobacca acetoxidans DSM 11109 genome containing:
- the cfa gene encoding cyclopropane fatty acyl phospholipid synthase translates to MRSAKLIVQGLLNLADVHINGDRAWDMQVYDDRLYSRVLREGSLGLGEAYMDGWWEVQELDEFFNRVLRADLEQKVTGNWKTLLWIIGQRVMNRQKKSVAHHIGEHHYDIGNDLYTAMLDRRKVYSCGYWCHASNLDQAQEAKLDLVCRKLDLQPGQKILDIGCGWGSLAKFAAEKYQVSVIGITVSKEQLALGRELCAGLPIELRFQDYRDIEGEYDHIVSLGMVEHVGYKNFRTYMQTVYDHLKPEGLFLLHTIGSYCSSKETDPWIGKYIFPHSLVPSAVQLTRAMEKLFIIEDWHNFGLDYSKTLMAWFKNFDANWAALRPKYGDRFYRMWKYYLHASAGTFRSRKNSVWQIVLSKGGLPEGYESVR
- a CDS encoding phage tail sheath family protein, producing the protein MAVTPTYPGVYVQEIPSGVRSIAGVSTSIGLFIGRTSKGPLNQAVRLFSYTDFERTFSSDTSVSAMADHVRLFFLNGGTDCYVMRIANGATFAQTTLLAEDGVTEVLQLTAKFPGAIGNSIRAVVSYGGANPETTFNLDLFREEVDAGGRISILEAETYKNLSMNPVAALYAPEVVNTNSSLVRAAVPAPLPATNPGFSLSGQPVVYDSGDLTTLRDMWANRLGNASIGGNRFMISVDGQPVIPINLNGVDIAGIAAPTAANIAQAIEDEINNLLAAAGQAGTTVTVTLDDANDVPNVVTGAVLDAGIAGTADSASVLKIASNVASGASVVITPSATNDLSVPLRLGAGQGGIEVSAYSAHRPAPNGISLQAADQTVLRDLGDLQHNQILALRLSAFDSAGAPAIATVPVNLLAEGGALATTPLWLNSLGGLRTILQRLADAVNTYRNANPLTFFWSASVAGNRLTLTTSRGTANTVSATFASDPVAQDIGPFFNVNTRYYSIGEGALVTTFQTPTPAVDTNGAAAPSVTDGTAPTLQDYTNAFPLVEKDADIFNIMVLPEDADAAAVDLSLVYGPASVFCQQQRAFLVMEAPKAWKTAQDASTKVANLRVGLVKDHSALYFPRLLISDGKKTKALGAAGAVAGVYARIDNTRGVWKAPAGVEADLRGIVGLEHRFTDGEHGAMNPQGVNVLRPFPNGLVIYGARTNDGADDFASEYKYIPIRRLALYIEESLYRGLKWVVFEPNDDPLYGQIRLNVGVFMHDLYRRGAFQGPKPSDAYFVKCDRETTTQSDRNLGIVNIIVGFAPLKPAEFVILYLQQMAGQLQV
- a CDS encoding phage tail protein — its product is MALFPINTHRYDPYKNYRFRVRWDGRPVAGVSKVSALKRTTEVVSHREGGDFSTPRHSPAGSKYEAITLERGVTWDLEFEAWANKVYDVSAGVVSSLKDFRKDITIELMNEAGQVVMAYKIFRCWVSEYQAMAELDANANAVLIQSIVLQNEGWQRDESVTEPAEP
- a CDS encoding DUF4255 domain-containing protein, coding for MALLDLSLVTQTLIDLIRLHVTGSEAWNPANVLAVDPMPPDKLTGDNTLGFYLYHATEETTNKNTYIPGISDVPVRYNPLALNLFYLLTAHSDVENGSTGIYREQLMMGLAMKALHDYPLINDNTAVGGVVIMQPLLRGKDNAFRISLLPVKVEEAVSYWMAGSNPQRLAAYYHVAVIKLEPEETPLRPGRVLIYNIFTLPGDTPRVDTTANVISFTLPGETDPRSLELRPAQVTYDQGFTVIGSAFTGNKVYLQIRRLDWAAPLIVDAAWDVAVTSSRITATARATAAGRDILPGFYAASVRVERWSTMAHGTRILETSSNETPFAIAPRIGAISPPDPQGNFTVNGSIFEHPDLAAENVHVFIGATRLTPGNAVNLQSGEFAVINPTTAAVRLPVGLTPGEAVSFRLIINGAESAPQWVVG
- a CDS encoding ATP-binding protein, coding for MSRMAVPISLTPEISIHDDKSAIDAVLRRIRLLARRRLLWLTEGMSAPAASYGKRLFPATGDMPLASTAEIESLLNDRDDPLAEGQWQHTRTELNTQIGAVEEALKADRVSRLSQLIHIFALDDFDRDLLHICLAPGVDPALGRLYAYCQDNATRTYPTLALTARLCGHGRFGLWGSDSSLRRWRMISMVPDLAGGSDQFGKLTLDPTIRNWLSGVDEPDPLLVGRARLVRPLEPLPEWNVESAATFAAEALKDHPTRTVVIQIVAPPGSGRQTFAAIIASHLGMPLLAIDTTAIPEDDWMQVFIQAHRHAFLHRVALAWKGGTDTAGAKPWTEYISHFPVQFILREAQTAAPLIPNAIELRVDLPAPAVATRQSLWKQYAPQAAAAFPDQVAELAERFNARPGAIVAAASIPGVSVQGMAQALRYSQRHLLDNLAQPLECPFAKDDLVATDTLHEALNDFIHEARDRVLFWEQPQARRLFPQGRGLAALFTGSPGTGKTMAAQVIAAQLGLDLFRIDLSAVVSKYVGETSHNLQHILSRAADMDVVLFFDEADALFSRRTEVKDAHDRFANTDTNHLLQALENYGGVALLATNRKGNIDPAFIRRLRYVLEFAKPDANQRLQLWIRLISALAGEKAAACLAPLIERLASEIELTGAQIKYAVLTAVFAARRDGVALRTDHLLRGLDREMAKEGRALSERERVRLKYP